The following proteins come from a genomic window of Ictalurus furcatus strain D&B chromosome 26, Billie_1.0, whole genome shotgun sequence:
- the tuba8l2 gene encoding tubulin, alpha 8 like 2 — MRECISVHVGQAGVQMGNTCWELYCLEHGIQPDGQMPNKKAIGGHDDSFTTFFSDTRAGKYVPRAIFVDLEPTVIDEIRTGTYRQLFHPEQMISGKEDAANNYARGHYTIGKEIIDSVLDRIRKLADQCTGLQGFLVFHSFGGGTGSGFTSLLMERLSVDFGKKSKLEFAIYPAPQVSTAVVEPYNSILTTHTTLEHSDCAFMVDNEAIYDICRRNLDIERPSYTNLNRLISQIVSSITASLRFDGALNVDLTEFQTNLVPYPRIHFPLATYAPVISAEKAYHEQLSVAEITNSCFEPSNQMVKCDPRHGKYMACCLLYRGDVVPKDVNVAIAAIKTKRSIQFVDWCPTGFKVGINYQPPTVVPGGDLAKVQRAVCMLSNTTAIAEAWARLDHKFDLMYAKRAFVHWYVGEGMEEGEFSEAREDMAALEKDYEEVGLDSFDEEEEGEEY; from the exons ATG CGTGAGTGCATCTCAGTCCACGTTGGCCAGGCTGGTGTTCAAATGGGAAACACCTGCTGGGAACTATACTGTCTGGAGCATGGCATCCAGCCTGATGGACAAATGCCAAACAAGAAGGCTATTGGTGGACATGATGACTCCTTCACCACCTTCTTCAGTGATACTAGAGCTGGCAAATATGTACCTCGTGCTATCTTCGTGGATCTGGAGCCCACTGTCATAG ATGAGATCCGTACTGGTACCTACCGCCAACTGTTCCACCCAGAGCAGATGATCTCTGGCAAAGAGGATGCGGCTAATAACTACGCTCGTGGTCACTACACCATTGGAAAGGAGATCATCGACTCTGTCCTTGATCGCATCCGCAAACTG GCTGACCAGTGCACTGGTCTTCAGGGCTTCCTGGTCTTCCACAGCTTTGGAGGAGGCACTGGTTCTGGCTTCACTTCCCTCCTAATGGAGCGTCTCTCTGTAGATTTTGGCAAAAAATCCAAGCTGGAGTTCGCCATCTACCCGGCGCCACAGGTGTCCACGGCTGTGGTGGAGCCATACAATTCCATCCTGACCACCCACACCACACTTGAGCACTCCGACTGTGCCTTCATGGTAGACAACGAGGCCATCTACGACATCTGCCGCAGGAACCTGGATATCGAGCGTCCGTCTTACACCAATCTCAACCGGCTCATAAGTCAGATTGTGTCCTCAATCACCGCTTCTCTGCGCTTCGATGGTGCCTTGAATGTCGACTTGACAGAGTTCCAGACCAACCTGGTCCCATATCCCAGAATCCACTTTCCTCTTGCTACCTATGCACCGGTGATTTCTGCTGAGAAAGCTTACCACGAGCAGCTGTCTGTGGCCGAGATCACCAATTCCTGCTTCGAGCCAAGCAACCAAATGGTCAAGTGTGACCCAAGACATGGCAAATACATGGCCTGTTGCCTTCTGTACCGTGGTGATGTGGTGCCCAAGGATGTCAACGTGGCCATTGCAGCCATTAAGACGAAGAGAAGCATCCAGTTCGTGGACTGGTGTCCAACTGGTTTCAAGGTGGGAATCAACTACCAGCCACCCACTGTGGTGCCTGGAGGCGACTTGGCCAAGGTCCAAAGAGCGGTGTGCATGCTGAGCAACACTACAGCCATTGCCGAGGCCTGGGCTCGTCTGGACCACAAGTTCGATTTGATGTATGCCAAGCGGGCCTTTGTGCACTGGTACGTTGGTGAAGGCATGGAAGAGGGTGAGTTCTCTGAGGCCAGAGAAGACATGGCTGCCCTGGAGAAGGACTACGAAGAGGTCGGGCTCGACTCTTttgatgaagaggaagagggagaagaaTACTAA
- the LOC128601731 gene encoding E3 ubiquitin/ISG15 ligase TRIM25 isoform X1 produces the protein MAESSILDHFSVDQFSCPVCLDLLKDPVAIPCGHSFCKVCINGCWDQEDEKEVYSCPQCRDTFTPRPVLHRNNMLAEVVEKLKKTEVQAASPAHCYAGPGDVECDFCTGRKHKAIKSCLMCLTSFCETHLKPHAELPGLKKHTLIEASSKLQEKICSQHDKLIEIYCRTDQRCICSLCMLDNHKGHDAVSLSAERTEKQSELKEELMKSQQRIQEKQKKVQELKQAVNMIKSRAQTAVEDSERIFTEMISFMEKKCLEMTDLIKAQEEAELSQAERFLEQMEQEITDLQRRVTELEQLSHTHDHIHFLQCFQSLCVSSGCEDSPSSTVHQHLSFDSVRNFLADLKKQLEEFCEEEFNKIPPPAAAVQKISPSEPNSREDFLKYFCYLTLDPNTANRSLCLSEKNRVVKDSGIQPYSDHHERFDSYIQVLCKESVCGCCYWEVEWSGVGGVSISVSYKDIRRKGEGKECGFGHNNQSWSLWCSSSSLSFYHNNIETKLGVPSSSRIGVYVDHSAGSLSFYSVSDTMKLLHRVHTKFTQPLCPGFGVYEGTVRLCDPKK, from the exons ATGGCCGAATCCAGTATTTTAGATCACTTTTCAGTGGATcagttcagctgtccagtgtgtctggaTCTCCTGAAAGATCCGGTGGCTATCCCCTGTGGTCACAGTTtctgtaaggtgtgtattaatggcTGCTGGGATCAGGAGGATGAGAAGGAAGTCTACAGCTGTCCTCAGTGCAGAGACACTTTCACTCCGAGGCCTGTTCTACACAGAAACAACATGCTGgctgaagtggtggagaaactgaagaagactgaagtccaagctgcttctcctgctcactgttatgctggacctggagatgtggagtgtgatttctgcacTGGGAGGAAACACAAAGCCATCAAGTCCTGTCTGATGTGTCTGACCTCCTTTTGTGAAACTCATCTTAAACCTCATGCCGAACTTCCTGGTTTGAAAAAGCACACATTAATTGAAGCCTCCTCAAAGCTCCAAGAGAAGATCTGCTCTCAACATGACAAACTGATCGAGATCTACTGTCGCACTGACCAAAGGTGTATTTGTTCTTTGTGCATGTTGGATAATCACAAAGGACATGACGCTGTATCACTTTCAGCAGAGAGAACTGAGAAACAG AGTGAGTTAAAGGAGGAGCTgatgaaatcccagcagagaatccaggagaagcagaagaaggtgcaggagctgaaacaggCTGTGAACATGATTAAG TCACGTGCTCAGACAGCagtggaggacagtgagaggatctTTACTGAGATGATCAGCTTCATGGAGAAAAAGTGCTTGGAGATGACGGACCTGATCAAAGCTCAGGAGGAGGCTGAACTGAGTCAAGCTGAACGATTCCTGGAGCAAATGGAGCAGGAGATCACTGATCTTCagaggagagtcactgagctggagcagctttcacacacacatgatcacATCCACTTCCTCCAG TGTTTccagtctctctgtgtctcttctgGATGTGAGGATTCACCCAGCAGTACTGTCCatcaacatctctcatttgatAGTGTGAGGAATTTTCTCGCAGATCTGAAAAAGCAATTGGAGGAATTCTGTGAGGAGGAATTCAACAAAATCCCTCCACCTG CTGCAGCAGTTCAGAAGATTTCACCCTCAGAGCCAAATAGCAGAGAAGATTTTCTGAAAT atttctgttatctgactctggatcccaaCACAGCAAATCgttccctctgtctgtctgagaaGAACAGAGTGGTGAAAGACAGTGGGATACAGCCATACTCTGATCATCATGAGAGATTTGACTCCTATATTCAGGTGTTgtgtaaggagagtgtgtgtggatgctgttactgggaggtggagtggagtggtgttgGAGGTGTATCCATCTCAGTCTCATATAAAGACATCAGGAGGAAAGGAGAGGGTAAAGAGTGTGGGTTTGGACACAATAATCAGTCCTGGAGTCTGTGGTGttcttcatcctctctctctttctatcacaACAACATTGAGACTAAGCTCGGAGTTCCATCAtcctccagaataggagtgtatgtggatcacagtgcaggaagtctgtccttctacagcgtctctgacacgatgaagctcctccacagagtccacaccaaATTCACTCAGCCTCTGTGCCCTGGGTTTGGGGTTTATGAAGGAACTGTGAGATTGTGTGACCCAAAAAAATAG
- the stk16 gene encoding serine/threonine-protein kinase 16 encodes MSDARSKMGHALCICSRSSITIDNKRYYFIQKLDEGGFSYVDLVEGAQDGRFYALKRILCHDREGRKEAQTEVEMHRLFNHPNILSLTGHAFTERGGKCEAWLLLPYISKGSLWSVLEKLRGKGSSMPERRILHVFCGICEGLKAIHDKGYAHRDLKPTNVLLEENDKPVLMDLGSMNKARIEVKGSREAMTVQDWAAQRCTISYRAPELFNVESHCIIDEKTDIWSLGCVLYCMMMLEGPYDLVFQKGDSVALAVQNPVAIPQPCSYSEGLQTLLSSIMVTNPQERPNIDWVLERVRNLQSSDGGTIETDRV; translated from the exons ATGAGCGATGCTAGGTCGAAGATGGGACATGCACTGTGTATCTGCTCTCGCAGTTCCATCACCATCGACAACAAGAGATACTACTTCATCCAGAAACTCGACGAGGG CGGTTTTAGCTACGTCGATCTGGTAGAAGGAGCTCAGGACGGCCGTTTCTACGCTCTGAAGCGAATCCTTTGTCATGACCGGGAGGGACGAAAGGAGGCACAGACGGAGGTGGAGATGCACCGACTGTTCAACCACCCCAATATCCTGAGTCTGACGGGCCACGCCTTCACGGAGCGTGGAGGAAAGTGCGAGGCCTGGCTCCTCCTGCCCTACATCAGT AAAGGAAGTCTGTGGTCCGTCCTGGAAAAGCTGAGAGGAAAAGGTAGCTCCATGCCCGAGAGACGGATCCTGCACGTTTTCTGTGGCATTTGTGAAGGTCTAAAAGCCATCCATGACAAGGGATATGCACACAG GGACTTGAAGCCCACGAATGTGCTGCTAGAGGAGAACGACAAGCCGGTGCTGATGGACCTCGGGTCTATGAACAAAGCCCGGATCGAAGTGAAGGGCTCCAGAGAGGCCATGACTGTGCAG GACTGGGCAGCTCAGAGATGCACCATCTCTTACAGAGCACCTGAGCTTTTTAACGTGGAGAGCCACTGTATCATTGATGAAAAGACGGATATTTGG tCATTAGGGTGTGTGCTGTACTGTATGATGATGCTGGAAGGACCGTACGATCTGGTGTTTCAGAAAGGAGACAGCGTCGCTCTGGCCGTCCAAAACCCGGTCGCCATTCCACAACCGTGCag TTACTCTGAAGGACTACAGACGCTCCTGAGCTCCATCATGGTGACGAACCCTCAGGAGCGGCCCAACATCGACTGGGTGCTCGAACGGGTCAGAAACCTGCAGAGCTCAGATGGCGGCACGATCGAAACTGACAGAGTATGA
- the LOC128601731 gene encoding E3 ubiquitin/ISG15 ligase TRIM25 isoform X2, producing the protein MAESSILDHFSVDQFSCPVCLDLLKDPVAIPCGHSFCKVCINGCWDQEDEKEVYSCPQCRDTFTPRPVLHRNNMLAEVVEKLKKTEVQAASPAHCYAGPGDVECDFCTGRKHKAIKSCLMCLTSFCETHLKPHAELPGLKKHTLIEASSKLQEKICSQHDKLIEIYCRTDQRCICSLCMLDNHKGHDAVSLSAERTEKQSELKEELMKSQQRIQEKQKKVQELKQAVNMIKSRAQTAVEDSERIFTEMISFMEKKCLEMTDLIKAQEEAELSQAERFLEQMEQEITDLQRRVTELEQLSHTHDHIHFLQSLCVSSGCEDSPSSTVHQHLSFDSVRNFLADLKKQLEEFCEEEFNKIPPPAAAVQKISPSEPNSREDFLKYFCYLTLDPNTANRSLCLSEKNRVVKDSGIQPYSDHHERFDSYIQVLCKESVCGCCYWEVEWSGVGGVSISVSYKDIRRKGEGKECGFGHNNQSWSLWCSSSSLSFYHNNIETKLGVPSSSRIGVYVDHSAGSLSFYSVSDTMKLLHRVHTKFTQPLCPGFGVYEGTVRLCDPKK; encoded by the exons ATGGCCGAATCCAGTATTTTAGATCACTTTTCAGTGGATcagttcagctgtccagtgtgtctggaTCTCCTGAAAGATCCGGTGGCTATCCCCTGTGGTCACAGTTtctgtaaggtgtgtattaatggcTGCTGGGATCAGGAGGATGAGAAGGAAGTCTACAGCTGTCCTCAGTGCAGAGACACTTTCACTCCGAGGCCTGTTCTACACAGAAACAACATGCTGgctgaagtggtggagaaactgaagaagactgaagtccaagctgcttctcctgctcactgttatgctggacctggagatgtggagtgtgatttctgcacTGGGAGGAAACACAAAGCCATCAAGTCCTGTCTGATGTGTCTGACCTCCTTTTGTGAAACTCATCTTAAACCTCATGCCGAACTTCCTGGTTTGAAAAAGCACACATTAATTGAAGCCTCCTCAAAGCTCCAAGAGAAGATCTGCTCTCAACATGACAAACTGATCGAGATCTACTGTCGCACTGACCAAAGGTGTATTTGTTCTTTGTGCATGTTGGATAATCACAAAGGACATGACGCTGTATCACTTTCAGCAGAGAGAACTGAGAAACAG AGTGAGTTAAAGGAGGAGCTgatgaaatcccagcagagaatccaggagaagcagaagaaggtgcaggagctgaaacaggCTGTGAACATGATTAAG TCACGTGCTCAGACAGCagtggaggacagtgagaggatctTTACTGAGATGATCAGCTTCATGGAGAAAAAGTGCTTGGAGATGACGGACCTGATCAAAGCTCAGGAGGAGGCTGAACTGAGTCAAGCTGAACGATTCCTGGAGCAAATGGAGCAGGAGATCACTGATCTTCagaggagagtcactgagctggagcagctttcacacacacatgatcacATCCACTTCCTCCAG tctctctgtgtctcttctgGATGTGAGGATTCACCCAGCAGTACTGTCCatcaacatctctcatttgatAGTGTGAGGAATTTTCTCGCAGATCTGAAAAAGCAATTGGAGGAATTCTGTGAGGAGGAATTCAACAAAATCCCTCCACCTG CTGCAGCAGTTCAGAAGATTTCACCCTCAGAGCCAAATAGCAGAGAAGATTTTCTGAAAT atttctgttatctgactctggatcccaaCACAGCAAATCgttccctctgtctgtctgagaaGAACAGAGTGGTGAAAGACAGTGGGATACAGCCATACTCTGATCATCATGAGAGATTTGACTCCTATATTCAGGTGTTgtgtaaggagagtgtgtgtggatgctgttactgggaggtggagtggagtggtgttgGAGGTGTATCCATCTCAGTCTCATATAAAGACATCAGGAGGAAAGGAGAGGGTAAAGAGTGTGGGTTTGGACACAATAATCAGTCCTGGAGTCTGTGGTGttcttcatcctctctctctttctatcacaACAACATTGAGACTAAGCTCGGAGTTCCATCAtcctccagaataggagtgtatgtggatcacagtgcaggaagtctgtccttctacagcgtctctgacacgatgaagctcctccacagagtccacaccaaATTCACTCAGCCTCTGTGCCCTGGGTTTGGGGTTTATGAAGGAACTGTGAGATTGTGTGACCCAAAAAAATAG